A single region of the Solwaraspora sp. WMMD791 genome encodes:
- a CDS encoding DJ-1/PfpI family protein — protein MGGPSVLRLVWIYPDLLSTYGDRGNLLILAKRAQQRGIPVELTEIRSDQAVPQAADIYLLGGGEDGPQALAAQRLRADGGLHRAVSQGSVIFAVCAGYQLLGTSFFAKGTRCTGLELLDLHSDRGPSRAVGELAGDIDPRLGLPPLSGFENHGGRTHLGTGVSPLARVTAGVGNDGASEGAWRGNILGTYAHGPALARNPALADLLLRWAIGAASLPPLNDMWADRLRAERMAAIRT, from the coding sequence ATCGGCGGGCCCAGCGTGCTGCGACTGGTCTGGATCTACCCGGACCTGCTGTCCACCTACGGCGACCGGGGCAACCTGCTGATCCTGGCCAAACGGGCACAGCAGCGCGGGATCCCGGTCGAGCTGACCGAGATCCGCTCCGACCAGGCGGTACCGCAGGCCGCCGACATCTACCTGCTGGGCGGTGGCGAGGACGGCCCGCAGGCCCTCGCCGCGCAGCGGCTGCGCGCCGACGGCGGGCTGCACCGGGCGGTCAGCCAGGGTTCGGTGATCTTCGCGGTCTGCGCCGGCTATCAACTGCTGGGGACCTCGTTCTTCGCCAAGGGCACCCGGTGCACCGGACTGGAGCTGCTCGACCTGCACTCCGACCGGGGACCCAGCCGGGCGGTCGGCGAACTCGCCGGCGACATCGACCCCCGGCTCGGTCTGCCGCCGCTGAGCGGCTTCGAGAACCACGGTGGCCGCACCCACCTGGGCACCGGCGTATCGCCGCTGGCCCGGGTCACCGCCGGCGTGGGCAACGACGGCGCCAGCGAAGGGGCCTGGCGCGGCAACATCCTGGGCACGTACGCGCACGGCCCGGCGCTGGCCCGCAACCCCGCGCTGGCGGACCTGCTGCTGCGCTGGGCGATCGGTGCCGCCAGCCTGCCGCCGCTCAACGACATGTGGGCCGACCGGCTGCGGGCCGAACGGATGGCCGCGATCCGGACTTGA
- the leuS gene encoding leucine--tRNA ligase: MSEAAETGADIPPYRYTAAMAGEIERRWQQRWEQDGTFHAPNPTGPLADPEHPRAGADKLFLLDMFPYPSGAGLHVGHPLGFIGTDCYGRYQRMAGRNVLHAMGFDAFGLPAEQYAVQTGQHPRTTTEANIERYRAQLRMLGLAHDDRRSVATTDVEFYRWTQWIFLQVFNSWYDADAGRARPVSELIAAYESGQRATPDGRAWSELTDRERREAVDAHRLAYISEAPVNWCPGLGTVLANEEITADGRSERGNFPVFKRNLRQWMMRITAYADRLLDDLDLLDWPEPIKLMQRNWIGRSTGAHITFPTDAAPIEVFTTRPDTVFGATYMVLAPEHALVDALVPAAWPEGTRPAWTGGHATPAEAVEAYRKQAAGRTDAERHAESRDKSGVFVGAYATNPVNGARLPIFIADYVLAGYGTGAIMAVPAQDERDWDFAEVFDLPIVRTVTPPEGFTGKAYTGDGPAMNSDFLNGLGVTEAKERIIAWLEAGGHGRGAVTYRLRDWLFSRQRYWGEPFPIVYDETGLPIALPDELLPLELPEVDDFSPRTFDPDDAGSDPETPLSRATDWVEVELDLTGVPGAPAGRRRYRRETNTMPQWAGSCWYELRYADPTNSDAFVDPANERYWMGPASAADCGGVDLYVGGVEHAVLHLLYARFWHKVLFDLGHVSSVEPFRRLFNQGYIQAYAYTDARGAYVDAAEVTERDGGWFHGDVAVNREYGKMGKSLRNVVTPDEMCEAYGADTFRVYEMSMGPLEVSRPWETRAVVGSYRFLQRVWRALVDEHSGASRVTDAPADDELRRLTHRVVDGVRADMDGLRFNTAIAKLIELTNALTRLPATPREVAEPLVLMLAPFAPHVAEELWQRLGHTGSLAYADFPVADPALLRAASVTYPVQVAGKVRGRVEVPAEAGEEEVRAAALAAVAEHLGGRTPRKVIVVPGRMVSVVP, from the coding sequence ATGAGCGAGGCAGCCGAGACCGGAGCGGACATCCCCCCGTACCGGTACACCGCCGCGATGGCGGGCGAGATCGAACGGCGGTGGCAGCAGCGCTGGGAACAGGACGGTACGTTCCACGCGCCCAACCCGACCGGCCCGCTGGCCGACCCGGAGCACCCGCGCGCCGGCGCCGACAAGCTCTTCCTGCTGGACATGTTCCCGTACCCCTCCGGGGCCGGGCTGCACGTCGGTCACCCGCTGGGCTTCATCGGCACCGACTGCTACGGCCGCTACCAGCGGATGGCCGGGCGCAACGTACTGCACGCGATGGGCTTCGACGCGTTCGGGCTGCCCGCCGAGCAGTACGCGGTGCAGACCGGTCAGCACCCCCGCACCACCACCGAGGCCAACATCGAGCGGTACCGGGCCCAGCTGCGCATGTTGGGGCTGGCCCACGACGACCGTCGGTCGGTGGCCACCACCGACGTCGAGTTCTACCGCTGGACCCAGTGGATCTTCCTGCAGGTCTTCAACTCCTGGTACGACGCCGACGCCGGCCGGGCCCGCCCGGTCAGCGAGCTGATCGCCGCGTACGAGTCCGGGCAGCGGGCGACCCCCGACGGGCGTGCCTGGTCGGAGCTGACCGACCGGGAGCGTCGCGAGGCGGTCGACGCACACCGGCTGGCGTACATCTCCGAGGCGCCGGTCAACTGGTGTCCGGGCCTGGGCACCGTACTGGCCAACGAGGAGATCACCGCCGACGGCCGCTCCGAGCGTGGCAACTTCCCGGTCTTCAAGCGCAACCTGCGTCAATGGATGATGCGGATCACCGCGTACGCCGACCGGCTGCTCGACGACCTGGACCTGCTGGACTGGCCGGAGCCGATCAAGCTGATGCAGCGCAACTGGATCGGCCGGTCCACCGGTGCGCACATCACCTTCCCGACCGACGCCGCGCCGATCGAGGTCTTCACCACCCGCCCGGACACCGTCTTCGGCGCCACCTACATGGTGCTGGCCCCCGAGCACGCCCTGGTCGACGCGCTGGTGCCGGCGGCCTGGCCGGAGGGCACCCGCCCGGCGTGGACCGGTGGGCACGCCACCCCGGCCGAGGCGGTCGAGGCGTACCGCAAGCAGGCCGCCGGCCGCACCGACGCCGAGCGGCACGCCGAGAGCCGGGACAAGTCCGGGGTCTTTGTCGGCGCCTATGCCACCAACCCGGTCAACGGCGCCCGACTGCCGATCTTCATCGCCGACTACGTGCTGGCCGGCTACGGCACCGGGGCGATCATGGCGGTGCCCGCGCAGGACGAGCGGGACTGGGACTTCGCCGAGGTGTTCGACCTGCCGATCGTGCGAACCGTGACGCCGCCGGAAGGCTTCACCGGCAAGGCGTACACCGGTGACGGCCCCGCGATGAACAGCGACTTCCTGAACGGCCTGGGAGTGACCGAGGCCAAGGAACGGATCATCGCCTGGCTGGAGGCGGGCGGCCACGGCCGGGGCGCGGTCACCTACCGGCTGCGGGACTGGCTGTTCAGCCGGCAACGCTACTGGGGCGAGCCGTTCCCGATCGTCTACGACGAAACCGGTCTGCCGATCGCCCTGCCGGACGAGCTGCTGCCGCTGGAGCTGCCCGAGGTCGACGACTTCTCGCCGCGTACCTTCGACCCCGACGACGCCGGGTCCGACCCGGAGACGCCGCTGTCGCGGGCCACCGACTGGGTCGAGGTGGAGCTGGACCTGACCGGTGTGCCGGGGGCACCCGCCGGCCGGCGTCGCTACCGTCGGGAGACCAACACGATGCCGCAGTGGGCCGGCTCCTGCTGGTACGAGCTGCGCTACGCCGACCCGACCAACAGCGACGCGTTCGTCGACCCGGCCAACGAGCGGTACTGGATGGGGCCGGCGTCGGCGGCCGACTGCGGCGGCGTCGACCTGTACGTCGGCGGTGTCGAACATGCCGTGCTGCACCTGCTGTACGCCCGGTTCTGGCACAAGGTGCTGTTCGACCTGGGGCACGTCTCCAGCGTCGAACCGTTCCGCCGGCTGTTCAACCAGGGCTACATCCAGGCGTACGCGTACACCGACGCGCGGGGCGCCTACGTCGACGCGGCCGAGGTGACCGAACGCGACGGCGGCTGGTTCCACGGCGACGTCGCCGTCAACCGTGAGTACGGCAAGATGGGCAAGAGCCTGCGCAACGTGGTCACCCCGGACGAGATGTGCGAGGCATACGGTGCCGACACCTTCCGGGTGTACGAGATGTCGATGGGCCCGCTGGAGGTCTCCCGCCCGTGGGAGACCCGGGCGGTCGTCGGCTCGTACCGGTTCCTGCAGCGGGTGTGGCGGGCCCTGGTCGACGAGCACTCCGGCGCGTCCCGGGTGACCGACGCGCCCGCCGACGACGAGCTGCGTCGGCTGACGCACCGGGTCGTCGACGGTGTCCGCGCCGACATGGACGGGCTGCGGTTCAACACGGCGATCGCGAAGCTGATCGAGCTGACCAACGCGCTGACCCGGCTGCCCGCGACGCCCCGGGAGGTGGCCGAGCCGCTGGTCCTGATGCTCGCGCCGTTCGCCCCGCACGTGGCGGAGGAGCTGTGGCAGCGGCTGGGCCACACCGGCTCCCTGGCGTACGCCGATTTCCCGGTGGCCGACCCGGCGCTGCTGCGGGCCGCTTCGGTGACCTACCCGGTGCAGGTGGCGGGCAAGGTCCGGGGGCGTGTGGAGGTGCCGGCCGAAGCCGGCGAGGAGGAGGTACGGGCCGCCGCGCTGGCCGCCGTCGCCGAGCACCTGGGCGGCCGTACGCCGCGCAAGGTGATCGTGGTCCCGGGCCGGATGGTCAGCGTGGTGCCCTGA
- a CDS encoding monovalent cation/H+ antiporter complex subunit F, which produces MTGLDLVLGVLAAAMLAAIVRLVVGPTDADRAAALDFGFFVFIAAVAVLAARLRIPALLDLVLTATLVGFLATVALARLVERRSR; this is translated from the coding sequence GTGACCGGACTCGATCTCGTCCTCGGCGTACTCGCGGCGGCCATGCTGGCCGCGATCGTCCGGCTCGTCGTCGGACCGACCGACGCCGACCGGGCCGCCGCGCTCGACTTCGGCTTCTTCGTCTTCATCGCCGCCGTCGCGGTCCTGGCCGCCCGGCTGCGGATCCCTGCCCTGCTGGACCTCGTGCTGACCGCGACCCTGGTCGGGTTCCTGGCGACCGTCGCGCTCGCCCGCCTGGTGGAACGGAGGAGCCGGTGA
- a CDS encoding VTT domain-containing protein encodes MRRLRQALREPAVARFAALLALIAGCGLLVLLIPRPDLAALSGLPDRLGMAAPVLAVVGGALLLTVLVPRTFITLTWGALFGPVAGAGYSLAAATLAALIGFGVGRWLGREYVASRTSAAPAGGLAGRTGRVRLRLAQLDRWFTTQSVLGVVTVRLLPVSGFGMVSLGYGTTGVRLTPFLIGSVLASTPTAVGYAVLGAAVVAPGEVNWLAAAPAGLGAAATVALLLRWRRAVRASAAAARVPDRDVTASA; translated from the coding sequence ATGAGGCGGCTGCGGCAGGCGCTACGCGAACCGGCGGTCGCCCGGTTCGCGGCCCTGCTCGCGCTGATCGCCGGCTGCGGTCTGCTGGTGCTGCTGATCCCCCGGCCCGACCTGGCGGCCCTGTCCGGCCTGCCGGACCGGCTCGGCATGGCGGCACCGGTGCTGGCCGTGGTGGGCGGCGCCCTGCTGCTGACCGTACTGGTGCCCCGGACCTTCATCACGCTGACCTGGGGCGCGCTGTTCGGCCCGGTCGCCGGAGCCGGTTACAGCCTGGCTGCGGCGACGCTGGCGGCGCTGATCGGCTTCGGCGTCGGCCGGTGGCTCGGCCGCGAGTACGTCGCCAGCCGTACTTCGGCGGCACCGGCGGGCGGCCTGGCCGGCCGGACCGGTCGGGTCCGGCTGCGGCTGGCCCAGTTGGACCGGTGGTTCACCACCCAGAGCGTGCTGGGGGTGGTGACGGTCCGGCTGCTGCCGGTCAGCGGCTTCGGGATGGTCAGCCTCGGCTACGGCACCACCGGAGTCCGGCTGACCCCGTTCCTGATCGGCAGCGTGCTCGCCTCGACGCCGACCGCCGTCGGCTACGCGGTGCTCGGTGCGGCCGTGGTCGCCCCCGGTGAGGTCAACTGGCTGGCCGCCGCGCCCGCCGGGCTGGGTGCGGCGGCCACCGTCGCGCTGCTGCTGCGGTGGCGCCGCGCGGTTCGCGCCAGTGCGGCCGCCGCCCGGGTGCCCGACCGCGACGTCACCGCGTCGGCGTAG
- the mnhG gene encoding monovalent cation/H(+) antiporter subunit G — protein sequence MNVSTVLATVLLGAGTLLIGITAIGLLRLPDIYNRMNAVAKAASLGLTLVLLGVLTLLPSPRTAVVVALAILLQLLTAPVGGYALARAAYRSGTPMSAQSRFDDLAEPAARTGTDLGDTAMEPGRDRD from the coding sequence GTGAACGTCTCGACGGTCCTGGCCACGGTGCTGCTGGGCGCCGGCACCCTGCTGATCGGGATCACCGCGATCGGGTTGCTGCGGTTACCGGACATCTACAACCGGATGAACGCCGTCGCCAAGGCGGCCAGCCTGGGGCTGACCCTGGTCCTGCTCGGCGTGCTGACCCTGCTGCCGAGCCCGCGTACCGCCGTCGTGGTGGCCCTGGCCATCCTTCTGCAGCTGCTCACCGCCCCGGTCGGCGGGTACGCACTCGCCCGGGCCGCCTACCGGTCCGGCACGCCGATGTCGGCGCAGAGCCGGTTCGACGACCTCGCCGAGCCTGCGGCGCGGACCGGAACGGATCTGGGCGACACCGCCATGGAGCCCGGCCGGGACCGGGACTGA
- a CDS encoding MurT ligase domain-containing protein — MPLRAKVASSVSRTAAALSRAAGRGDGSVIGGWLGLKIDPELLAHLAAGRAIALVSGTNGKTTTTRLAAAAVGVLGRVATNSFGANMPTGHTSALAKAGATPYAVLEVDEHYLAQVLDATNPRVIALLNLSRDQLDRAKEVAMMAQLWRVALAEHQHVKVIANADDPMVVWAATTAGAVSWFSAGQRWHDDSWVCPECGSAIQRAENQWWCNGCPLRRPDPEWVVDEDGVIDPTGAWHKVVLQLPGQVNIGNAATALAVAAEFGVRPVDAVTRLATVTSVAGRYAQVVRNGRNIRLLLAKNPASWLEAFDMAEQAPTLLSINARDPDGLDTSWLFDVDFSPLRGRQVLITGDRAFDLAVRLEINDVPFLHVATLNAAIASVPPGRLEVIANYTAFQDIRAELDRVN; from the coding sequence ATGCCTCTGCGGGCGAAGGTGGCAAGCTCGGTGTCGCGCACCGCCGCGGCGTTGTCGCGGGCCGCTGGACGCGGCGACGGTTCGGTGATCGGCGGCTGGCTCGGACTCAAGATCGACCCGGAACTACTGGCCCACCTGGCCGCTGGTCGGGCGATCGCGCTGGTGTCCGGCACCAACGGCAAGACGACCACCACCCGGCTGGCGGCCGCGGCGGTCGGCGTCCTCGGCCGGGTCGCCACCAACTCGTTCGGTGCCAACATGCCCACCGGCCACACCTCCGCGCTGGCCAAGGCCGGCGCGACGCCGTACGCCGTGCTCGAGGTCGACGAGCACTACCTGGCCCAGGTACTGGACGCCACCAACCCCCGGGTGATCGCCCTGCTCAACCTCTCCCGCGACCAGCTCGACCGGGCCAAGGAGGTGGCGATGATGGCCCAGCTGTGGCGGGTGGCGCTGGCCGAGCACCAGCATGTCAAGGTCATCGCCAACGCCGACGACCCGATGGTGGTGTGGGCCGCCACCACCGCTGGTGCCGTCTCCTGGTTCAGCGCCGGCCAACGCTGGCACGACGACTCCTGGGTCTGCCCGGAGTGCGGTTCGGCGATCCAACGCGCCGAGAACCAGTGGTGGTGCAACGGCTGCCCGCTGCGGCGCCCGGATCCCGAGTGGGTGGTCGACGAGGACGGCGTCATCGACCCGACCGGCGCCTGGCACAAGGTGGTGCTGCAACTGCCCGGACAGGTCAACATCGGCAACGCGGCCACCGCGTTGGCGGTGGCCGCGGAGTTCGGCGTACGGCCGGTGGACGCGGTGACCCGGCTGGCCACGGTGACCTCGGTCGCCGGCCGGTACGCCCAAGTGGTCCGCAACGGACGCAACATCCGGCTGCTGCTGGCCAAGAACCCGGCCAGTTGGCTGGAGGCGTTCGACATGGCCGAGCAGGCACCGACCCTGTTGTCGATCAACGCCCGGGATCCCGACGGGCTCGACACCTCCTGGTTGTTCGACGTCGACTTCTCGCCGCTGCGGGGCCGGCAGGTGCTCATCACCGGCGACCGGGCGTTCGACCTGGCCGTCCGGCTGGAGATCAACGACGTACCGTTCCTGCACGTGGCGACCCTGAACGCGGCGATCGCCTCGGTCCCGCCGGGGCGGCTGGAGGTCATCGCCAACTACACCGCATTCCAGGACATCCGAGCGGAGCTGGACCGTGTCAACTGA
- a CDS encoding Na+/H+ antiporter subunit E — protein sequence MSGRGGTGWWASPPGRFALRTVRVSRFIGYFAVRLVVANLVVAREIVTPGSGLSPGIVEIRLRTRTPTEVVLMALAVGLTPGTLTVAIRQDPPTLFVHGMHAEDPQTFRAELARLQDRMLPAVRPVQDAGDRSGDAGVSDRPDRSGDAGDQGRPEVNPS from the coding sequence ATGAGCGGGCGCGGCGGCACCGGCTGGTGGGCGAGTCCGCCGGGCCGGTTCGCGCTGCGGACCGTCCGGGTGTCGCGGTTCATCGGCTACTTCGCCGTACGGCTGGTGGTCGCCAACCTCGTCGTCGCCCGGGAGATCGTCACGCCGGGCAGCGGCCTGTCGCCGGGGATCGTCGAGATCCGGCTGCGGACCCGGACCCCGACCGAGGTCGTGCTGATGGCGCTGGCGGTGGGGCTCACCCCGGGAACACTGACCGTGGCGATCCGCCAGGACCCGCCGACGCTGTTCGTCCACGGCATGCACGCCGAGGACCCGCAGACCTTCCGCGCCGAGCTAGCCCGGCTGCAGGACCGCATGCTGCCGGCGGTCCGGCCGGTCCAGGACGCTGGCGACAGGTCTGGTGACGCCGGCGTCTCGGACCGGCCGGACCGGTCTGGTGACGCCGGCGATCAGGGACGACCGGAGGTGAACCCGTCGTGA
- a CDS encoding helix-turn-helix domain-containing protein yields MSPTHTVVTTSAAQLEPCGRAEHPDCGIRDVLDRLGDRWSVLVVVELAAGPRRFRQLQRSIDGISQRMLTLTVRRLERDGLVTRTVYPTVPAQVDYRLTDVGASLTHLVKALADWSLAHRPVIAAARQRYDDRAGGHRVG; encoded by the coding sequence ATGTCACCCACGCACACCGTGGTAACCACCTCGGCCGCACAGCTGGAGCCGTGTGGGCGCGCCGAGCATCCCGACTGCGGCATCCGCGACGTGCTGGACCGGCTCGGTGACCGATGGTCGGTCCTGGTCGTGGTCGAGTTGGCGGCCGGGCCACGGCGCTTCCGCCAGCTGCAACGGTCGATCGACGGCATCTCGCAGCGCATGCTCACGCTCACCGTCCGTCGGCTGGAGCGTGACGGGCTGGTCACCCGTACGGTCTATCCGACCGTCCCCGCCCAGGTCGACTACCGGCTGACCGACGTCGGCGCCAGCCTGACCCACCTGGTCAAGGCGCTGGCCGACTGGTCACTCGCGCACCGACCGGTGATCGCCGCCGCCCGACAGCGCTACGACGACCGCGCCGGCGGGCACCGGGTCGGCTGA
- a CDS encoding monovalent cation/H+ antiporter subunit D family protein has translation MTGTALVLPIVLPLVVAGLLTALPGRAALHRAGWLATSAAVVVDGAVLLASTRDGDVIAERIGGWPAGIAISLAADTLSALLIVTVAVVQLACGVFAAGSGDDRRPFFVPLVLITSAGAYGAFLTADLFNLFVMVEVMLVPSYVLLTTGGGRERITAGRVYVTVNLLASTIFLAGVGLVYAVAGTVDLGELAGAGATGSGELVVAGAVVLLALAVKAAVVPLHGWLPRSYPYAPPTVTVLFSGILTKVGVYAILRIVAVVYDGAVQYQWLIGIAAVVTMVIGVLGALGEHTMRTVLAFHMVSQIGYLLIGLALFSPAALTAAIFFLVQYILVKAALFLSAGAVTVGYGTDRLDRLGGLAAVHRLLALAYIGAALSLAGMPPFSGFLAKFLLLRAAAADGDYLIFTVAVVVSLGTLISMIKIWDLVFWGEPPSGPAGPAGVTRAPNSAGSAARPEPGAPVGVRAPVDVGEQVGVRPPARIGPAMTVPALALAVATLLLGPAAAPLLDLAAEAAAGLIDPQAYVEAVTGR, from the coding sequence ATGACCGGCACGGCGCTGGTACTTCCGATCGTGCTGCCGTTGGTGGTCGCCGGGCTGCTGACGGCGCTGCCCGGGCGTGCGGCGCTGCACCGGGCCGGGTGGCTGGCGACCTCGGCGGCCGTGGTGGTCGACGGTGCCGTCCTGCTCGCCAGCACCCGCGACGGTGACGTCATCGCCGAACGGATCGGCGGCTGGCCGGCCGGCATCGCGATCAGCCTCGCGGCGGACACCCTCAGCGCCCTGCTGATCGTCACGGTGGCGGTGGTGCAACTGGCGTGCGGCGTGTTCGCCGCCGGCTCCGGTGACGACCGGCGACCCTTCTTCGTACCACTGGTGCTCATCACCAGCGCCGGCGCGTACGGGGCGTTTCTCACCGCCGACCTGTTCAACCTCTTCGTCATGGTCGAGGTCATGCTGGTGCCCTCGTACGTGCTGCTGACCACCGGCGGTGGGCGGGAGCGGATCACCGCCGGTCGGGTCTACGTCACGGTCAATCTGCTGGCGTCGACGATCTTCTTGGCCGGGGTGGGGCTGGTCTACGCCGTGGCCGGCACCGTCGACCTCGGTGAACTGGCCGGTGCGGGCGCCACCGGGTCCGGTGAGCTGGTCGTCGCCGGGGCGGTCGTGCTGCTGGCCCTGGCGGTCAAGGCCGCGGTGGTGCCGCTGCACGGCTGGCTGCCGCGCAGCTACCCGTACGCGCCACCGACGGTCACCGTGCTCTTCTCCGGGATCCTGACCAAGGTCGGCGTCTACGCGATCCTGCGGATCGTCGCGGTGGTCTACGACGGTGCCGTGCAGTACCAGTGGCTCATCGGGATCGCCGCCGTGGTGACGATGGTGATCGGCGTGCTGGGGGCGCTCGGTGAGCACACCATGCGTACGGTGCTGGCCTTCCACATGGTCAGTCAGATCGGCTACCTGCTCATCGGGTTGGCGTTGTTCAGCCCGGCGGCGCTGACCGCCGCGATCTTCTTCCTGGTCCAGTACATCCTGGTCAAGGCGGCCCTGTTTCTGTCCGCCGGCGCGGTGACGGTGGGTTACGGCACCGACCGGTTGGACCGGCTCGGCGGTCTCGCGGCGGTGCACCGGCTCCTCGCGCTCGCCTACATCGGTGCGGCCCTGTCGCTGGCCGGTATGCCGCCGTTCTCCGGTTTCCTGGCCAAGTTCCTCCTGCTGCGGGCGGCCGCGGCCGACGGCGACTACCTGATCTTCACCGTCGCGGTGGTGGTCAGCCTGGGAACCCTCATCTCGATGATCAAAATCTGGGACCTGGTCTTCTGGGGTGAACCGCCGTCCGGTCCGGCCGGCCCGGCCGGCGTCACCCGGGCACCCAACTCCGCCGGCTCCGCAGCGCGGCCCGAGCCGGGCGCCCCGGTCGGTGTCCGTGCCCCGGTCGACGTCGGGGAGCAGGTCGGGGTCCGGCCGCCGGCGCGGATCGGACCGGCCATGACCGTGCCGGCGCTGGCGCTGGCGGTCGCCACCCTGCTGCTCGGTCCGGCCGCCGCACCCTTGCTCGACCTGGCCGCCGAGGCCGCCGCCGGCCTGATCGACCCACAGGCGTACGTCGAGGCGGTGACCGGGCGATGA
- the mraZ gene encoding division/cell wall cluster transcriptional repressor MraZ, translating into MFLGTHTPRLDDKGRLILPAKFRDELAGGVVITKGQERCLYVFPMPEFQRIADQLRTQPMTHKAARAYSRVFFASAHDEVPDKQGRVTIPAHLREYAGLDRDLVVIGASSRVEVWDRQAWEQYLSESEDDFADIEEGVLPGGL; encoded by the coding sequence GTGTTTCTCGGCACCCATACTCCGCGCCTGGACGACAAGGGCCGGTTGATCCTTCCAGCCAAGTTCCGGGACGAGCTGGCGGGAGGTGTCGTGATCACCAAGGGGCAGGAACGCTGTCTGTACGTGTTCCCGATGCCGGAGTTCCAGCGGATCGCCGACCAGTTGCGCACCCAGCCGATGACGCACAAGGCGGCTCGGGCGTACAGCCGGGTCTTCTTCGCCAGCGCGCACGACGAGGTGCCGGACAAGCAGGGCCGGGTGACCATCCCGGCGCATCTGCGCGAGTACGCCGGCCTCGACCGTGACCTCGTGGTGATCGGGGCCAGCAGCCGCGTCGAGGTCTGGGATCGGCAGGCCTGGGAGCAGTACCTCTCCGAGAGCGAGGACGACTTCGCGGACATCGAGGAGGGGGTGCTGCCCGGCGGGCTGTAG